One Sediminicola sp. YIK13 DNA segment encodes these proteins:
- a CDS encoding TolC family protein, with the protein MKSSRILKYLCLATVPLLLVSCFAAKEYVRPQETVVTADYFRTDNLSKDSSSLATISWKELFTDPVLQAYIEEGLTNNIDIRIAIQQILISEAYVKQGKSGYYPTLSGTAQYSHLELSNNSQFGAQFNKLDIYQLSGGLSWEADIWGKIRSNKRAFQASYLQTVAAHKAVKSRLVANIASTYYQLLALDEQIRITQETITNREKGLETTLALKDAGNVTEVGVKQTEAQLYSAQGLLIDLRNNARLLENNLSILLGSDSRAILRGSLQNQTITTPLTTGVPAQLLANRPDVMSAEYRLINAFELTNVARSNFYPSLTLSGNGGLQSLDFDKLFSSSSLFATVIGGLTQPIFNGRSIRTQYEVSQAQQEQAKLAFKFSVLNAGKEVSDALYSYNAATEKITIKEKEFNAYDLATGYSEELLDNGLANYLEVLRARENALNSSLDLVNSKNNQLQAVVDLYEALGGGWQ; encoded by the coding sequence ATGAAATCATCACGAATATTAAAATATCTATGTCTCGCCACTGTGCCCTTGCTGCTCGTTTCCTGCTTTGCGGCAAAGGAGTATGTGCGGCCCCAGGAAACGGTAGTCACAGCAGATTATTTCCGAACCGATAATTTGTCAAAGGATAGTTCTTCCTTGGCAACAATTTCCTGGAAGGAATTATTCACGGATCCCGTTTTACAGGCATATATTGAAGAGGGACTGACCAACAACATCGATATCCGTATTGCCATTCAGCAAATATTGATTTCTGAAGCCTATGTAAAACAAGGAAAGTCGGGCTACTACCCTACCCTAAGTGGTACGGCCCAATATTCCCACTTAGAGCTTTCCAATAATAGCCAATTTGGGGCACAGTTTAATAAATTGGACATATATCAGCTTAGTGGAGGTCTTTCCTGGGAAGCCGATATCTGGGGCAAGATACGAAGCAACAAGCGCGCATTTCAAGCCTCTTATCTACAGACTGTGGCCGCACATAAAGCGGTAAAAAGCCGATTGGTGGCCAATATAGCTTCAACTTATTACCAACTGTTGGCGTTGGATGAACAAATACGTATCACCCAAGAGACCATTACTAACAGGGAAAAAGGCTTGGAAACCACCCTGGCTTTAAAAGATGCAGGAAATGTTACCGAAGTTGGTGTAAAACAAACTGAAGCCCAATTATACAGCGCACAAGGCCTTTTGATCGATTTACGAAACAATGCCCGACTTCTGGAAAACAACTTGTCCATCTTGCTAGGAAGTGATTCCAGGGCCATCTTAAGGGGTTCTTTACAAAACCAAACGATAACCACTCCCTTGACTACAGGAGTACCTGCACAATTATTGGCGAACCGTCCGGATGTGATGTCGGCAGAATATAGATTGATCAATGCCTTTGAATTGACCAATGTGGCCAGAAGCAATTTCTATCCTTCGTTGACCTTGTCAGGCAATGGCGGGCTACAGAGTTTGGATTTTGATAAGTTATTCAGTTCAAGTTCACTTTTTGCCACTGTCATTGGTGGTCTTACCCAGCCCATTTTCAATGGACGTAGTATAAGAACACAATACGAGGTGTCGCAAGCACAGCAAGAGCAGGCAAAACTAGCTTTTAAGTTTTCGGTGCTCAATGCTGGAAAAGAAGTTTCAGATGCCCTATATTCCTATAATGCGGCAACAGAAAAGATAACGATAAAGGAAAAAGAATTCAACGCTTATGATTTGGCAACAGGCTATTCGGAGGAATTGTTGGACAATGGACTTGCCAATTATCTTGAAGTGTTGAGAGCTAGGGAAAATGCCCTCAACTCCAGTCTCGATTTGGTAAACTCAAAGAACAATCAGTTACAGGCCGTTGTAGACTTGTACGAAGCTCTTGGTGGTGGGTGGCAATAA
- a CDS encoding efflux RND transporter permease subunit, with amino-acid sequence MLKVFIDRPVLSTVISIIIVILGVLGLSQLPITQYPDIAPPTVTVNASYPGANAETILESVIIPIEEQINGVEGMTYLTSTATNTGAATITVFFDQEVDPDIAAVNVQNRVARANPLLPQAVLQTGVTTQKQQTSALMYMSFYSSNPDYNETFIQNYLKINVIPELQRVNGVGDVSVFGGKDYAMRIWLKPEKLAAYKLIPSDVTAALREQSLEAAAGALGENSGEAFSYIIKYGGRFKTEAQYSVIIIKALGDGEFLRLKDIADIELGAQSYAGGSITAGNPAVNLGIFQTKGSNARDIILEIEDRLEIVKQDLPKGIEIFVPYNTNNFLNSSIEKVVMTLAEAFLLVFLVVFIFLQDFRSTLIPAIAVPVSIIGTFFFLNLFGYSINLLTLFALILAIGIVVDDAIVVVEAVHAKIDEGETDPKKATVEAMREISGAIISITLVMAAVFIPVTFVQGPTGVFYEQFGITLIVAIIISAVNALTLSPALCALFLKGHDEKVNGKKKTYVQKFFDGFNRGFSATVNKYGKSVHFLYRHKWITGGILVLALVGIWWSSSVVKTGFVPDEDRGIIFLNVELPAGSSIDRTHQVNSELYDKLKQIPGVKEGSVVEGRSFLGGAGSNFGLGFIRLDDWEDREEDSLSIESITAKMFGVAAQIPEANIIFFAPPSIPGFSSSAGVEVNLLDRTGGSFTDLDIANQDFIAKLSERPEIQYAQSSFNTAYPQYELVLNAPLAKELGVPISSIFSTLQGYIGSIFAADFSRFGKQYRVYVQSLPEDRADKNDLDNLYVRTGSGEMTPITQFVTLKRVYGPQSVTRFNLFNSTKITAATNPGYSSGDAIKAVQEVAKTLPSNYTTAYSGLTREEVNAGDQTTTIFLLSLLFVYFLLAAQYESYLIPFSVLLSLPLGIFGAYFTTQMAGLQNNIYFQIALIMLLGLLAKNAILIVEFALQRRRNGATIVEAAVEGAEARLRPILMTSFAFIFGLMPLVLANGVGAAGNRSIGTGAVGGLLIGTITGVFVIPILFILFQWLQEKITGGAQETKIQANSEEA; translated from the coding sequence ATGTTAAAAGTATTTATAGATCGCCCGGTGCTATCCACCGTTATATCCATTATTATCGTCATATTGGGTGTTTTAGGCCTATCACAATTACCCATTACCCAATATCCAGATATTGCACCTCCAACCGTAACTGTAAATGCCAGTTATCCGGGAGCGAATGCGGAAACCATTCTGGAAAGCGTTATCATTCCTATCGAGGAGCAGATTAACGGTGTGGAAGGAATGACCTACCTAACTTCCACGGCTACCAACACGGGAGCTGCTACCATAACCGTTTTCTTCGATCAGGAAGTGGATCCGGATATTGCGGCCGTAAACGTTCAAAACCGTGTGGCCAGGGCAAATCCTTTGCTCCCTCAAGCGGTTTTGCAGACTGGAGTAACCACCCAAAAGCAACAAACCAGTGCATTGATGTATATGTCCTTTTACAGTAGTAATCCCGACTATAATGAGACGTTTATTCAGAATTACCTTAAAATCAATGTTATTCCTGAACTACAAAGGGTAAATGGTGTGGGTGATGTAAGTGTTTTTGGTGGCAAGGATTATGCGATGCGTATTTGGTTAAAACCAGAAAAACTTGCAGCTTATAAATTAATCCCTTCCGATGTTACTGCTGCCTTGCGGGAACAGAGCCTAGAAGCTGCTGCAGGTGCTTTGGGAGAAAACAGCGGAGAAGCCTTTAGCTACATTATCAAATATGGTGGACGGTTCAAAACTGAAGCCCAATACAGCGTTATTATCATAAAAGCTCTGGGAGATGGGGAATTTTTACGCCTAAAGGATATAGCCGATATTGAATTGGGAGCCCAGTCCTATGCGGGAGGTTCCATAACAGCGGGTAATCCTGCTGTTAACTTGGGTATTTTTCAGACCAAGGGATCCAATGCAAGGGATATTATCTTGGAAATAGAAGATAGGTTAGAAATAGTAAAGCAGGATTTGCCAAAAGGTATAGAGATCTTTGTGCCCTACAACACCAATAACTTTTTAAATTCTTCCATAGAAAAGGTGGTAATGACTCTTGCAGAGGCATTTCTCTTGGTCTTTTTGGTGGTTTTCATCTTCCTACAAGACTTTAGATCTACTTTAATACCCGCAATAGCCGTTCCTGTTTCTATTATAGGAACCTTTTTCTTTTTGAATTTATTTGGGTATTCCATAAATCTACTGACTCTTTTTGCCTTGATACTGGCCATTGGTATCGTAGTAGACGATGCCATTGTAGTGGTGGAAGCAGTCCATGCCAAAATTGATGAAGGAGAAACCGATCCCAAAAAGGCGACGGTAGAAGCAATGCGCGAAATATCTGGCGCCATCATCTCCATTACCTTGGTTATGGCGGCTGTTTTTATTCCAGTAACCTTTGTACAGGGGCCAACTGGTGTCTTCTATGAGCAGTTCGGAATTACGTTGATAGTGGCCATCATTATTTCTGCAGTCAACGCCTTGACGTTGAGTCCGGCTTTATGTGCCCTCTTCCTCAAAGGACATGACGAAAAAGTTAATGGCAAGAAGAAAACATATGTACAAAAATTCTTTGATGGGTTCAATCGTGGGTTTAGTGCCACAGTGAACAAATATGGTAAATCTGTTCATTTTTTATACCGTCATAAATGGATTACCGGTGGTATTCTTGTCCTTGCCTTGGTAGGTATTTGGTGGTCTTCTTCCGTGGTAAAAACAGGGTTTGTCCCTGATGAAGACCGAGGGATAATATTTTTGAATGTAGAACTTCCTGCAGGTTCGTCAATTGACCGTACCCATCAAGTAAATTCGGAACTCTATGACAAATTGAAGCAGATTCCGGGGGTCAAAGAGGGCTCCGTGGTAGAAGGCCGTAGCTTTTTAGGAGGTGCTGGGAGTAATTTTGGCCTTGGATTTATCCGTCTTGATGATTGGGAGGATCGTGAAGAAGATTCGCTCTCCATAGAAAGTATCACTGCCAAAATGTTTGGGGTTGCAGCGCAAATACCAGAGGCCAACATCATCTTTTTTGCTCCACCCAGTATTCCTGGCTTTAGTAGTTCAGCAGGTGTGGAGGTGAATTTATTGGATAGAACTGGCGGTAGTTTTACCGATCTTGATATAGCTAATCAGGATTTTATTGCCAAACTTTCGGAACGTCCCGAAATCCAATATGCCCAATCATCCTTTAATACAGCCTACCCACAATATGAACTGGTATTGAATGCGCCATTGGCCAAAGAATTGGGAGTCCCTATCAGTAGTATATTTTCAACGCTACAAGGGTATATTGGCAGTATTTTTGCCGCAGATTTCTCTCGTTTTGGCAAACAATATCGCGTTTATGTACAATCCCTGCCGGAGGATAGGGCAGATAAAAATGATCTTGATAATTTATACGTCAGAACCGGCAGTGGTGAAATGACTCCAATCACACAGTTTGTTACTTTAAAAAGGGTGTACGGACCACAATCGGTGACCAGGTTCAACCTTTTCAATTCTACTAAAATTACCGCTGCCACCAATCCAGGTTATAGTTCTGGGGATGCCATTAAGGCTGTACAAGAGGTGGCGAAAACATTACCCAGCAATTACACGACGGCTTATTCGGGGCTAACCAGAGAAGAAGTGAATGCGGGCGATCAGACGACTACTATTTTTCTTTTATCCTTGTTATTCGTGTATTTCTTGCTAGCTGCACAATATGAGAGTTACCTGATACCTTTCTCTGTACTATTATCCTTGCCCTTGGGTATTTTTGGTGCTTATTTCACCACCCAAATGGCCGGCTTGCAAAACAACATTTATTTCCAGATTGCGCTGATTATGCTCTTGGGGCTCTTGGCAAAGAATGCCATTCTTATCGTGGAATTCGCATTACAGCGCAGGCGGAACGGAGCTACTATCGTAGAAGCGGCGGTTGAAGGTGCGGAAGCCCGATTGAGACCCATTTTAATGACCTCGTTCGCCTTTATATTTGGCTTGATGCCATTGGTATTGGCCAATGGTGTTGGTGCAGCAGGAAACAGATCTATAGGTACTGGGGCCGTTGGAGGTTTGCTCATAGGTACCATTACAGGAGTATTTGTTATTCCCATTCTCTTTATCCTGTTCCAGTGGCTCCAAGAAAAGATTACTGGAGGGGCACAAGAAACCAAAATACAAGCAAATTCTGAAGAAGCATAA
- a CDS encoding efflux RND transporter periplasmic adaptor subunit, which produces MNKMKYIHGIIASVFLLISCGNDEKSNAPQGSKPFPVVAIPTKTVTSFDTYPTSIEGIVNSEVRAKNAGYITDVLVDEGEKVKKGQLLFRLETQSLDQDAAAAKANVNAAQVEVDKLQPLVEKNIISNVQLETAKAKLQQAQSSYNSINASINYANIKSPVDGFVGSIRLRKGALVSPSNEEPLTTVSDISKVYAYFAMNEKQYLDFVQNAEGKDMAEKIKNMPKVQLFLANGSIYQEEGTIETINSQINTNTGSISFRAVFNNPSRLLTNGNSGKIRIPKVYTDAIVVPKESTYEQQGSTYVYKVGKDSTAVASLINITSEVANLYVVSNGVAKGDLIVAKGVDKLRGATKISPLEVSFDSIAKPIAQVFR; this is translated from the coding sequence ATGAATAAAATGAAATACATTCACGGTATCATTGCATCGGTTTTTTTATTGATTTCCTGTGGAAACGATGAAAAATCAAATGCCCCCCAGGGTTCAAAACCCTTTCCAGTTGTGGCAATCCCAACCAAAACTGTCACCTCTTTCGATACTTACCCTACCAGCATAGAAGGTATCGTTAATAGTGAGGTACGCGCCAAAAATGCAGGCTACATTACCGATGTTTTAGTAGACGAGGGGGAAAAGGTTAAAAAAGGACAACTACTTTTTAGGTTAGAAACGCAATCCCTTGATCAGGATGCAGCCGCAGCCAAGGCCAATGTAAATGCTGCCCAGGTAGAGGTGGACAAACTACAGCCCTTGGTGGAAAAGAACATTATCAGCAATGTACAATTGGAAACAGCTAAAGCTAAATTACAACAGGCCCAAAGCAGTTACAACAGTATTAACGCCAGTATAAATTACGCCAATATTAAAAGTCCGGTAGACGGATTTGTAGGTTCCATCCGGCTTAGGAAAGGTGCCTTGGTGAGTCCGTCTAATGAAGAACCACTGACCACGGTATCGGATATAAGCAAGGTGTACGCCTACTTTGCCATGAATGAAAAACAATATTTGGATTTTGTTCAAAACGCCGAAGGAAAAGACATGGCTGAAAAAATAAAAAATATGCCAAAGGTCCAATTGTTCTTGGCTAATGGAAGCATATACCAGGAGGAAGGCACTATAGAAACCATCAACTCACAGATCAATACAAATACGGGATCCATTTCCTTTCGTGCTGTTTTCAACAATCCTTCCCGCTTGCTCACCAATGGCAATAGCGGTAAAATCAGAATCCCTAAAGTCTATACAGATGCTATTGTGGTGCCAAAGGAATCAACATATGAACAACAGGGAAGTACCTATGTATACAAGGTAGGAAAAGATAGTACTGCTGTTGCTTCCCTAATCAATATTACTTCCGAGGTAGCTAATTTGTACGTGGTGTCCAATGGAGTTGCCAAAGGGGACCTCATTGTTGCAAAGGGTGTGGACAAACTTAGGGGCGCAACCAAAATAAGTCCCTTGGAAGTTTCATTTGACAGTATCGCCAAACCCATCGCACAAGTATTTAGATAA
- a CDS encoding GbsR/MarR family transcriptional regulator, which translates to MGICSEEKRHLIEEVGLHLEGSHKLTPLASRIYAIMILSSEEGFSFEEIMSITQASKSSVSTNISLLVQLNYVEFYTKSGDRKRYFRGTNNYLKLTLQEYLLNIEKELQLVKKINKFNKENNPTKFVENESMGVFFQEYLTTQKENLNKTLIKMRAFQTQHKGL; encoded by the coding sequence ATGGGTATTTGTTCTGAAGAAAAGAGACATTTGATAGAGGAAGTGGGCCTGCATTTAGAAGGAAGCCATAAGCTTACCCCCTTGGCTTCACGAATATACGCCATTATGATTCTTTCATCAGAAGAAGGATTTTCGTTTGAAGAAATAATGTCGATCACCCAAGCCAGCAAAAGCTCTGTTTCCACCAATATTTCCTTATTGGTGCAACTTAATTATGTTGAATTCTACACCAAATCCGGGGACCGTAAACGCTATTTCAGAGGCACCAATAATTATCTAAAACTCACCTTACAAGAGTACCTTCTCAATATTGAAAAGGAATTGCAATTGGTTAAAAAGATTAACAAGTTCAACAAAGAGAATAACCCAACGAAATTTGTGGAAAACGAATCCATGGGTGTTTTCTTCCAAGAATACCTGACCACACAAAAAGAAAATTTGAATAAAACACTCATAAAAATGAGGGCCTTTCAAACCCAACATAAAGGTCTTTAA
- a CDS encoding MFS transporter, with amino-acid sequence MNQKLSNFVLYLMSVSAGLVVANLYYNQPLLGQIAKDFGVTESAVSNVALTTQLGYAFGLLFVVPLGDMISNKKILQFDFFVMIISLIAAAISNSLLVLIISSFFIGFTSAIPQLFVPMAAQLSEKEGQGRAIGIVMSGLLIGILGSRVISGLVGEQYGWRVMYYAAAAAMVALFGLLKFKLPKLDPSYNGSYGSLMKSLWFYLQTERTLRLAAVRGALAFAGLSAFWTTLVFLMEDSFGYGSGVTGAFGLIGIVGALAAVVFGKMNNKISSYKIVLFGSLLLILSWVIFLVSANTIFGLVIGVVLVDLGLQALHITNQNIIFSNNPEARNRVNTIYMVGFFIGGAIGTTLGALAWEQFKWTGVSVLGISLSVALLAVHLTFKIKGKSP; translated from the coding sequence ATGAATCAAAAGCTCTCCAATTTCGTACTGTATTTAATGAGTGTCTCGGCCGGACTTGTGGTTGCCAATTTGTACTACAACCAGCCATTGCTCGGTCAAATAGCCAAAGACTTTGGGGTTACGGAATCAGCGGTGAGCAATGTTGCCCTTACTACCCAATTGGGCTATGCTTTTGGATTGTTGTTTGTTGTGCCTTTGGGGGATATGATTTCCAATAAAAAGATCCTTCAGTTCGATTTTTTTGTGATGATCATCTCCCTGATAGCGGCAGCCATTTCCAATTCCCTTTTAGTACTTATCATCAGCAGTTTTTTTATTGGGTTTACTTCGGCCATTCCGCAATTATTTGTTCCTATGGCAGCTCAGCTTAGTGAGAAAGAGGGACAAGGCCGAGCTATAGGCATAGTCATGAGCGGACTTTTAATTGGAATCTTGGGCAGTCGGGTGATCAGTGGATTGGTAGGAGAGCAATATGGGTGGCGCGTGATGTATTATGCCGCAGCTGCTGCGATGGTCGCACTTTTTGGTTTGCTCAAATTCAAACTACCTAAACTAGATCCTTCTTATAATGGGAGTTATGGCAGTCTTATGAAATCCCTATGGTTTTACCTGCAGACAGAGCGCACCTTAAGATTGGCTGCCGTTCGAGGGGCCTTGGCTTTCGCAGGATTGAGTGCCTTCTGGACCACTTTGGTTTTTTTGATGGAAGATTCTTTTGGATATGGTAGCGGTGTTACAGGTGCTTTCGGTCTTATTGGCATTGTTGGTGCACTTGCAGCTGTGGTGTTTGGAAAAATGAACAATAAAATAAGTAGTTATAAAATTGTATTGTTTGGATCTCTTTTATTGATCTTATCTTGGGTTATTTTTTTAGTATCGGCTAATACCATCTTTGGGTTGGTCATTGGGGTAGTCTTAGTTGATTTGGGTCTACAAGCATTACACATCACCAATCAAAACATCATTTTTTCTAATAATCCAGAAGCGCGAAATCGCGTCAATACCATATATATGGTGGGGTTTTTTATAGGGGGTGCAATTGGCACTACTTTGGGTGCCTTAGCCTGGGAACAATTTAAATGGACAGGCGTTTCGGTATTGGGGATTTCCTTATCGGTAGCCTTATTAGCAGTGCATCTGACCTTTAAAATTAAAGGAAAAAGTCCCTAA
- the tamL gene encoding translocation and assembly module lipoprotein TamL: MKTNILYNYILLLLIAASLYACGVGKFIPNGETLYTGAKIDIKSEKEIKNTKKVSHELHALLEPEPNYQFLGIRPGLYFHYKAQKAKPGFLNRWFNKKFGEEPVYLSDVNLQRIEELMLNRLDNRGFFYSKVSSEIDSTQKHAAIKFKAELQTPYTLEQFKLDKDSLPIYTDISSALTQTQIRPGQRFDLELMKYERERIDRQLKQKGYYNFNPDFLIFEVDTNRYETKKFDLFLRLKKNVPKKSLIPYTIDSISVYPNFSIGTDTTVPQRSSVVNGIGFYQKEEFFKPKKLESYILFGKGQNYNSENSRLTSNRLSSLGNYKYVNIRFNERDPSETDSVGSLSADIYLSPLTKRSVRAELQAVTKSNGFAGPGVSVTYNNRNLFRGGETLGISGNFAYETQLSGGNNTGLSSIAGGLKANLIIPTLVPFSPKSFKYAVPKTKISLGTDILKRSKLYTLTSFNGSFGYTWNANKYVYHELDPININYVNLSNTTDEFTAILDKNPFLRESFEQQFIAGLTYSFTYNELVDSNKTNPFFISASFDMAGNALNLLSGSKTTIFGLEYAQYAKADVDFRYYIKWGNEQALVTRLYGGWGIPFGNSSTLPFVKQFFSGGPYSVRAFNIRSLGPGTFTSDENGTNSFFDQSGNLKLEGNLEYRFPIWNYLKGALFADAGNVWLTNEIEISEDESLENKEFNEELIAKGKFGPNWAKELGIGLGFGLRVDIQSFVIRLDLASPLQVPYLPEGKRIRTPFLGGGSENLIFNFAIGYPF, translated from the coding sequence TTGAAAACAAACATCCTATATAACTATATTTTACTATTGCTAATAGCAGCAAGTTTATATGCATGCGGTGTTGGTAAATTCATCCCAAATGGGGAGACGTTATATACGGGTGCGAAGATTGATATCAAATCTGAAAAAGAAATAAAAAACACTAAAAAAGTCTCCCATGAACTGCATGCACTTTTGGAACCTGAACCTAATTACCAATTTTTAGGAATAAGACCAGGCCTGTATTTCCATTACAAGGCGCAAAAGGCAAAACCAGGCTTTTTAAACCGTTGGTTCAATAAAAAGTTTGGGGAAGAACCAGTGTATCTTTCCGATGTAAATCTGCAGCGCATTGAGGAACTTATGTTGAACCGTTTGGACAATAGAGGATTCTTTTACAGCAAGGTGTCATCAGAAATAGACAGCACCCAAAAACATGCTGCTATAAAGTTCAAAGCGGAGCTCCAAACGCCCTATACGCTAGAACAATTTAAGTTGGACAAAGATTCATTGCCCATTTATACAGATATATCCTCGGCATTGACCCAAACCCAAATTAGGCCAGGGCAACGCTTTGATCTGGAACTGATGAAATATGAGCGGGAGCGTATAGATCGGCAACTTAAACAAAAGGGATATTACAATTTTAATCCTGATTTTTTAATTTTTGAGGTCGATACCAATCGCTATGAGACCAAAAAGTTTGACCTATTTCTAAGGCTGAAGAAAAACGTACCCAAAAAATCCCTGATCCCCTATACTATTGACTCTATTTCGGTATATCCCAACTTTTCAATTGGAACGGATACCACCGTACCACAACGATCCTCTGTGGTCAACGGGATAGGTTTTTATCAAAAAGAGGAGTTCTTTAAGCCAAAAAAATTAGAGTCCTATATTTTGTTTGGAAAAGGTCAGAATTATAACTCGGAAAATTCACGGTTGACCAGCAATAGGCTATCCTCATTGGGCAATTATAAGTACGTGAACATCAGATTTAATGAAAGGGATCCTTCCGAAACCGATAGCGTAGGATCTTTGTCTGCCGACATTTATCTATCTCCTTTGACCAAAAGATCGGTGCGTGCTGAACTGCAGGCAGTAACCAAATCGAATGGTTTTGCCGGTCCTGGCGTGTCTGTCACCTATAACAACAGAAACCTCTTTAGGGGCGGGGAAACCTTGGGAATAAGCGGGAACTTTGCCTATGAAACACAGCTTTCCGGAGGTAACAATACAGGTCTGAGCAGTATCGCCGGAGGATTGAAGGCCAATTTAATTATACCAACCCTAGTGCCATTTTCACCCAAAAGTTTTAAATACGCTGTTCCCAAAACAAAAATTAGTTTGGGAACCGATATCTTAAAGCGAAGTAAATTATATACACTAACCTCCTTTAATGGCTCGTTCGGGTATACCTGGAATGCGAACAAATACGTATACCACGAGTTAGACCCCATTAACATCAACTATGTAAATCTTTCCAATACCACCGATGAATTCACAGCCATTTTGGATAAGAATCCGTTCTTAAGAGAAAGTTTTGAGCAGCAGTTTATTGCTGGACTTACCTATTCCTTTACCTATAACGAATTGGTAGATTCCAATAAGACCAATCCATTTTTTATCTCAGCAAGTTTTGATATGGCGGGGAATGCCTTAAACCTATTGAGTGGATCAAAGACTACCATATTTGGCTTGGAATATGCGCAGTATGCCAAGGCCGATGTTGATTTTAGATATTATATAAAGTGGGGCAATGAACAAGCCTTGGTTACCCGCCTGTATGGCGGATGGGGTATTCCTTTTGGAAACTCCTCTACCCTGCCCTTTGTAAAACAATTTTTTTCCGGTGGCCCCTATAGTGTTAGGGCGTTTAATATTAGATCCCTCGGGCCTGGCACATTCACCTCTGACGAAAACGGTACAAATTCGTTTTTCGACCAGTCGGGTAATCTAAAATTGGAGGGCAATTTGGAATACAGGTTCCCCATTTGGAATTATCTCAAGGGTGCCCTGTTTGCAGATGCTGGAAACGTCTGGTTGACCAATGAAATTGAAATTTCAGAAGATGAATCCTTAGAGAATAAAGAGTTCAATGAAGAATTGATTGCCAAAGGTAAATTTGGCCCTAATTGGGCCAAGGAATTGGGAATAGGATTGGGATTTGGCCTAAGGGTTGATATCCAAAGTTTTGTGATTAGATTGGATCTTGCGTCTCCTTTACAGGTGCCGTACCTTCCTGAAGGAAAACGTATTAGAACTCCTTTCTTAGGTGGAGGAAGCGAGAACCTGATCTTTAACTTTGCCATAGGATATCCATTTTAA